From Pirellulales bacterium, the proteins below share one genomic window:
- a CDS encoding acetate/propionate family kinase — MYVLVANLGSTSFKYRLFDMRDERQLARGGVERIGAPESRTFVEIGGVRREETMHVPDHAVAVRQCLAQLTDPQQGCLARAEDVAAIGFKAVHGGDISGVQLVDERVLAALDRMARVAPAHNPPYAKAMRVLRERLPEMPLIAAFETGFHQTMPEHNKYYAVPYEWATKYHVRRWGFHGASHRYIATRTAELLGRNDLRIISCHLGGSSSLCAIRNGQSVATSMGMSPQSGVPHNNRVGDFDAFSLPVLMEATGKSLDELLDELAERSGLLGLSGTSGDVRDLEEAAAQGNQQAQLALDVFIGATRRELGALLVELGGADVLVFTGGIGENGARVREAVCRDLRELGLELDLAANQAARGEAKISAAESRTAIWTIPTNEELIVARQTRQLLNES, encoded by the coding sequence ATGTACGTCCTGGTAGCCAATCTCGGCTCAACCAGCTTCAAGTACCGCTTGTTCGACATGCGCGACGAGCGGCAACTGGCGCGGGGGGGCGTCGAGCGCATCGGTGCGCCAGAAAGCCGCACGTTCGTCGAAATCGGCGGCGTGCGTCGCGAAGAGACCATGCACGTGCCCGACCATGCCGTCGCGGTGCGTCAGTGCCTCGCGCAGCTCACCGACCCGCAGCAAGGATGCCTCGCGCGGGCCGAGGATGTCGCCGCCATCGGCTTCAAGGCCGTACACGGCGGCGATATCAGTGGCGTGCAGTTGGTGGACGAGCGCGTGCTCGCGGCGCTCGATCGCATGGCCCGGGTCGCACCGGCACACAATCCCCCCTATGCCAAGGCCATGCGAGTCCTGCGCGAACGCCTGCCCGAGATGCCACTCATCGCGGCGTTCGAGACGGGCTTTCACCAAACGATGCCCGAGCACAACAAGTACTACGCGGTCCCTTACGAGTGGGCCACGAAGTATCACGTGCGTCGCTGGGGCTTCCATGGCGCCAGCCATCGCTACATCGCCACGCGCACGGCCGAGTTGTTGGGGCGCAACGATCTGCGAATCATCTCCTGCCATCTCGGTGGCTCGAGCTCGCTCTGTGCGATACGAAACGGGCAGAGCGTGGCCACCTCGATGGGCATGAGCCCGCAGTCGGGTGTGCCCCACAACAATCGTGTGGGAGACTTCGACGCGTTCTCCCTGCCGGTATTGATGGAAGCCACGGGCAAGTCGCTCGACGAACTGCTCGACGAGCTGGCCGAGCGGAGCGGCTTGCTCGGCCTCAGCGGCACGAGCGGCGACGTGCGCGATCTGGAAGAGGCCGCCGCGCAGGGCAATCAGCAGGCACAACTCGCACTGGATGTCTTCATCGGTGCGACGCGACGTGAATTGGGGGCCTTGCTCGTCGAACTCGGCGGAGCCGACGTGCTCGTCTTCACCGGGGGCATCGGCGAGAACGGCGCGCGTGTACGCGAAGCGGTCTGCCGCGACTTGCGTGAATTGGGCCTCGAACTCGACCTGGCGGCCAATCAAGCGGCGCGGGGAGAAGCGAAGATCAGCGCGGCCGAAAGCCGTACGGCGATCTGGACGATTCCCACGAACGAAGAGCTGATCGTCGCGCGGCAGACAAGGCAACTACTCAACGAAAGCTAA
- a CDS encoding BMC domain-containing protein, translated as MQDAIGLIETRGLVALIEATDAMAKAANVQIVKQVQIGGAYGTTIVRGDVGSVRAAVEAGANAATQVGELVASHIIPRPAEGLVTAFLS; from the coding sequence ATGCAAGACGCCATCGGATTGATTGAAACACGCGGCCTCGTGGCCTTGATCGAGGCGACCGACGCCATGGCCAAGGCGGCCAACGTGCAGATCGTAAAGCAAGTGCAGATCGGCGGCGCCTACGGCACGACCATCGTCCGCGGCGACGTCGGCAGCGTGCGTGCGGCGGTCGAGGCCGGCGCGAATGCGGCGACGCAAGTCGGCGAGCTCGTGGCCAGCCACATTATCCCCCGTCCGGCCGAAGGTCTCGTCACCGCCTTCCTGTCGTAA
- the eutM gene encoding ethanolamine utilization microcompartment protein EutM — protein sequence MAKAMEALGMIETKGFVTLIEASDAMMKAANVQFLGWQKIGSGLVTAFVTGDVAAVKAATDAGAAAAGRIGEVVSVQVIPRPHDDLKTVLPEIGH from the coding sequence ATGGCTAAGGCAATGGAAGCGCTCGGCATGATCGAGACCAAGGGTTTCGTGACCCTGATCGAGGCGAGCGACGCAATGATGAAGGCGGCCAACGTCCAGTTCCTGGGCTGGCAGAAGATCGGCAGCGGCCTGGTGACGGCGTTCGTCACGGGGGATGTGGCCGCCGTGAAGGCTGCTACCGACGCGGGCGCCGCCGCCGCGGGTCGTATCGGCGAAGTGGTCAGCGTGCAGGTCATTCCCCGTCCGCACGACGACCTGAAGACCGTCCTCCCCGAGATCGGCCACTAG
- a CDS encoding phosphate propanoyltransferase, which translates to MIANTSSLDRATVERIVREIVSRQFGGRASGMPELVVSISARHVHLTDEHVETLFGPGRKLTPAKPLYQDGFYAAEETVMIVGPRKRMLPSVRVLGPTRPKSQVELAFTDAISLGIDVPVRASGNIADTPGCVLVGPHGVVELKAGVIRAERHVHMHHDHAAFYGVKNGDRINLRIESSCSTVLEDLLVRADATSKLEVHIDTDEGNAVDLDHATRVELVKKPKPCACAH; encoded by the coding sequence ATGATTGCCAACACATCATCGCTCGATCGAGCCACCGTCGAACGGATCGTCCGCGAAATCGTCTCGCGCCAATTTGGCGGCCGCGCCAGCGGCATGCCAGAACTGGTCGTCAGCATCTCGGCGCGGCACGTGCATCTGACCGATGAGCACGTCGAGACCCTCTTCGGCCCCGGGCGCAAGCTCACGCCCGCTAAGCCCCTCTATCAAGATGGCTTCTACGCGGCGGAAGAGACGGTCATGATCGTCGGCCCGCGCAAGCGCATGCTCCCCTCGGTGCGCGTGCTCGGTCCCACGCGGCCGAAGAGCCAGGTCGAGCTCGCCTTCACCGATGCCATCTCGCTCGGCATCGATGTGCCGGTGCGTGCCAGTGGCAATATCGCGGACACGCCCGGTTGCGTCCTCGTCGGACCGCACGGCGTCGTCGAATTGAAAGCAGGCGTGATCCGCGCCGAGCGGCACGTCCACATGCACCACGATCACGCCGCCTTTTACGGCGTGAAGAATGGCGACCGCATCAACCTGCGGATCGAGTCGAGCTGCTCGACCGTGCTCGAGGACCTGCTCGTGCGGGCCGACGCGACGAGCAAGCTCGAAGTCCACATCGACACCGACGAAGGGAACGCGGTCGATCTCGACCACGCCACCCGCGTCGAGCTGGTGAAGAAACCGAAACCGTGCGCCTGTGCGCACTAG
- a CDS encoding DeoR/GlpR transcriptional regulator gives MVLAEERRHRLLELVRTRGFASLPELVEELAVSESTIRRDLDYLEEAGAARRTHGGVFYAGHAPKFPHFEERQPAQWDKKRAIAERAVALIESGDTVLLDGGSTTYEVARLLVGRSLQVVTNSLPVANLFAADPSADLVLLGGYVYPRTGVSLGPYANQMLAEIRVRRTVLSVGGITERGYFNSNLLLVETERAMMNAADEVIVVTDSSKFGKQSLAHLAELGAVDRLVVDTEITEDWRSRLIAAGVKLSLAGQTDNG, from the coding sequence ATGGTCCTAGCCGAGGAACGTCGCCATCGTCTGCTCGAGCTGGTCCGCACGCGCGGCTTTGCCTCGCTGCCGGAGCTGGTCGAGGAGCTGGCCGTCTCCGAATCGACGATCCGCCGCGATCTCGACTACCTCGAAGAGGCCGGCGCCGCGCGGCGCACGCACGGCGGCGTCTTCTATGCCGGTCATGCCCCGAAGTTTCCTCACTTCGAGGAACGCCAGCCGGCGCAGTGGGACAAAAAACGGGCCATCGCCGAGCGGGCGGTAGCCCTCATCGAAAGTGGCGACACCGTGCTGCTCGACGGCGGATCGACCACCTACGAGGTGGCCCGACTGCTCGTCGGACGCTCGCTACAGGTGGTGACCAACTCGCTGCCCGTGGCGAACCTGTTTGCCGCCGATCCGAGCGCCGATCTCGTGTTGCTGGGGGGCTACGTCTATCCCCGCACGGGCGTGTCGCTGGGACCGTATGCCAACCAGATGCTCGCCGAGATCCGCGTGCGGCGCACCGTGCTCAGCGTGGGAGGCATCACCGAGCGGGGTTACTTCAACAGCAACCTGCTGCTGGTCGAGACCGAACGCGCCATGATGAACGCCGCGGATGAAGTCATCGTCGTGACCGACAGTTCGAAATTCGGGAAGCAAAGCCTGGCCCATCTCGCCGAGCTCGGCGCCGTCGATCGACTCGTCGTCGACACCGAGATCACCGAAGACTGGCGCAGCCGCCTCATCGCGGCCGGAGTGAAACTCTCCCTCGCCGGCCAGACAGACAACGGATAA
- a CDS encoding GNAT family N-acetyltransferase, with the protein MSDVLQLIHRLEGRPELQPLPGVTIRHYAGPADVEAWLDVRHAAFARQQVGVRRWTSRDFEVEILAKPWWRPERMWIAEVEQLPGVRQAIGTVTMALRTGQASEVPVVHWLAVRPIWRRRGIAQHLMSLLEQAAWDAGYREVRLETHQAWSEAVALYRSLGYVEV; encoded by the coding sequence ATGTCGGACGTGCTGCAGCTTATTCACCGGCTCGAAGGGCGGCCGGAGCTGCAGCCTCTCCCCGGAGTGACGATCCGCCACTACGCCGGGCCGGCCGACGTCGAGGCGTGGCTCGACGTGCGTCATGCGGCCTTTGCGCGGCAGCAAGTAGGGGTACGTCGCTGGACGTCGCGAGATTTTGAGGTCGAGATTCTCGCGAAGCCGTGGTGGCGGCCCGAGCGAATGTGGATCGCCGAGGTGGAACAATTGCCCGGCGTCCGTCAGGCAATCGGCACGGTGACGATGGCCCTACGCACCGGCCAGGCGAGCGAAGTGCCGGTCGTGCATTGGCTGGCCGTGCGACCGATCTGGCGACGACGTGGAATCGCGCAGCATTTGATGTCGCTGCTGGAACAGGCCGCATGGGACGCCGGCTATCGCGAAGTGCGTCTCGAGACGCACCAGGCCTGGTCCGAAGCGGTCGCGCTCTATCGCTCGCTGGGATATGTCGAGGTTTGA
- the purN gene encoding phosphoribosylglycinamide formyltransferase, producing MSGTANTYSPLRLAVLISGGGTTLANLLAKIDECALDAEVRLVITSNPAARGIDIALRAGIPVEIIERSEYRDLADFSRANFDPIRKAGVDLVAMGGYLKLVPIPDDFAGRVMNIHPSLIPAFCGKGFYGHHVHEAVLEYGAKVSGCTVHFVDNQYDHGPIVLQRTVPVEAGDTPDDLAARVFAAECEAYPAALQLFAAGRLRIDGRVVHVAPE from the coding sequence ATGAGCGGCACGGCGAACACCTATTCACCACTGCGCTTGGCCGTCCTCATCTCGGGCGGCGGCACGACGCTGGCCAATCTGCTCGCCAAGATCGACGAATGCGCGCTCGACGCCGAGGTGCGCCTCGTCATCACCAGCAACCCCGCCGCGCGTGGGATCGACATCGCCCTGCGAGCCGGCATTCCGGTCGAGATCATCGAGCGCAGCGAATACCGCGATCTGGCCGACTTCAGTCGCGCGAACTTCGACCCAATCCGCAAGGCGGGCGTCGATCTGGTGGCGATGGGTGGCTACTTGAAGCTCGTGCCGATTCCCGACGATTTCGCCGGCCGCGTCATGAACATTCACCCTTCGCTCATCCCCGCGTTTTGCGGCAAGGGTTTTTACGGACATCACGTCCACGAAGCGGTGCTCGAGTACGGCGCCAAGGTGAGCGGCTGCACCGTTCACTTCGTCGACAACCAATACGACCACGGGCCGATCGTTCTACAGCGTACCGTGCCGGTCGAAGCGGGAGACACGCCCGACGACCTTGCTGCCCGCGTCTTCGCCGCCGAGTGCGAGGCGTATCCCGCGGCACTGCAGCTCTTTGCCGCTGGCCGTTTACGCATCGACGGCCGCGTCGTGCATGTCGCGCCCGAGTAG
- the ileS gene encoding isoleucine--tRNA ligase — protein MPAERPVFPEPKGSPNFPEMELGLIRLWNERKIYDKSLAARKSENAPRFVFYEGPPTANGLPHPGHCLTRAIKDLFPRYRTMRGYLCERKAGWDTHGLPVEVEVSKELGIHSKEEIEAYGIEPFIHRCIESVFRYTQQWERLTERIGFWIRLDEAYVTYHQSFIESVWWALANLFNRGLLYQGHKIVWWWAQGGTALSSGEVGQGYREVADPSVYVRFPLVDAPRELADTDLLVWTTTPWTLPSNQFAAVHPELDYAVVRVAEEQRRLILAAALVETIAAKVGKEFTVERTLRGADLIGLRYQPPFDYYYQTLGARRGGLMAGGSQQVAWRVVAADFVTVDSGTGVVHQAPAFGEVDFELLTSEQARFAPGEGPELICAVGPDGRFTDEAPDWKGRWVKEADKDISRELRRRELLFHLEQYLHDYPFCWRSDEDPLIQYPRKSWFIRTTEFKDRMLANNSRINWLPEHIRDGRFGNFLETNVDWAISRERYWGTPLPIWVCEATGHMEAIASYDELLAKPGIAGTDVWEAAKKANPQLSDHLRVHKPYIDAVTYDSPRAPGKRMRRVTEVIDCWFDSGAMPFAQWGYPHQGAERFAEQFPADFISEAIDQTRGWFYSQLAISTLLFGDEAKKNVPACKPVDYPHPFRNCIVLGLMLGEDGQKMSKSKRNYREPNEIFDRYGADALRWYFFANQPPWTSIRYSEQAIKESIPEFLLRLWNVYSFFVIYANIDGFDPAARLRGEAGQLDDAVLARADGYRPIAERGELDRWLLGELHRTTQFVTERMDAYDNYAACGQITEFVDALSNWYVRRSRDRFWSNDAGPDKTDAYWTLYECLVTTSKLIASFVPFLAESLWQNLVVAPFHQRAVESVHLCNFPAAREEAIDAKLSAEMHLVREIVSLGRSARMGAKLKVRQPLSKVEIILAEPSHQAWLEQHAPLIREELNVHQVEFTRAADEYIEYTVLPDLKKLGPKLGKRLPALKSTLAQADAAALLRELESSGVVKLALPDGELALDRDDLQIRLQAKPGWAAAHGPEAVVVLAAELTDELLAEGRARELVHLIQGRRKDLSCAYTDRIAVGVVTDSTEVHAAMSAHGDYIRTETLALELTHEALPGVDPVEAKLDGATLHLYVKVAANG, from the coding sequence ATGCCAGCCGAACGCCCTGTTTTTCCCGAACCCAAAGGCAGTCCGAACTTTCCGGAAATGGAGTTGGGCCTGATTCGGCTCTGGAACGAGCGGAAAATCTACGACAAGTCGCTCGCCGCGCGCAAGAGCGAGAACGCTCCCCGCTTCGTTTTTTATGAGGGCCCTCCGACCGCCAACGGCCTGCCCCACCCGGGACATTGCCTGACGCGGGCCATCAAGGATCTCTTCCCGCGCTACCGCACCATGCGGGGCTACCTTTGCGAACGCAAAGCGGGCTGGGACACGCACGGCCTGCCGGTCGAGGTCGAAGTCAGCAAAGAGCTCGGCATCCACTCGAAAGAAGAGATCGAGGCCTACGGCATCGAGCCCTTCATCCATCGCTGCATCGAGAGCGTCTTTCGCTACACGCAGCAGTGGGAACGGCTCACCGAACGCATCGGCTTCTGGATCCGCCTCGACGAGGCCTACGTCACCTACCACCAGAGCTTCATCGAAAGCGTCTGGTGGGCGCTGGCCAACCTGTTCAACCGCGGACTGCTCTACCAGGGACACAAGATCGTCTGGTGGTGGGCCCAAGGGGGCACCGCCCTCTCGTCGGGCGAAGTCGGACAAGGCTACCGCGAAGTGGCCGATCCGAGCGTCTACGTGCGATTCCCGCTCGTCGACGCGCCGCGGGAACTCGCCGATACCGACCTGCTCGTCTGGACGACCACTCCCTGGACGCTCCCCAGCAATCAATTCGCCGCGGTCCATCCCGAACTGGACTACGCCGTGGTTCGTGTGGCCGAAGAGCAGCGGCGTTTGATCCTCGCCGCCGCGCTGGTCGAGACCATCGCCGCCAAGGTGGGGAAGGAATTCACCGTCGAACGCACGCTGCGCGGCGCCGATCTCATCGGCCTGCGTTACCAGCCCCCCTTCGATTACTACTACCAGACGCTTGGCGCGCGCCGCGGCGGACTGATGGCCGGGGGATCGCAGCAGGTGGCTTGGCGCGTCGTCGCGGCCGACTTCGTCACCGTCGACAGTGGCACGGGCGTGGTGCATCAAGCGCCCGCCTTCGGCGAGGTCGACTTCGAGCTGCTCACGAGCGAGCAAGCCCGGTTCGCTCCCGGCGAAGGCCCCGAACTGATCTGCGCCGTCGGTCCCGATGGTCGCTTCACGGACGAAGCGCCCGACTGGAAAGGCCGCTGGGTGAAAGAGGCCGACAAGGACATCTCGCGCGAGTTGCGACGCCGCGAGTTGCTGTTCCATCTGGAGCAATACCTCCACGACTATCCCTTTTGCTGGCGGAGCGATGAAGATCCGCTCATCCAATATCCGCGCAAAAGCTGGTTCATCCGCACGACCGAATTCAAGGACCGGATGCTGGCCAACAACAGCCGCATCAACTGGCTGCCCGAGCACATCCGCGACGGCCGCTTCGGCAATTTCCTCGAGACGAACGTCGATTGGGCCATCTCGCGCGAACGCTACTGGGGCACGCCGCTGCCGATCTGGGTCTGCGAAGCGACAGGGCACATGGAGGCCATCGCCAGCTACGACGAGCTGCTCGCCAAGCCAGGCATCGCCGGCACGGATGTCTGGGAAGCGGCGAAGAAGGCGAATCCGCAGCTCTCCGATCACCTGCGCGTTCACAAGCCCTACATCGACGCCGTAACGTACGATTCGCCGCGCGCGCCGGGCAAACGGATGCGCCGCGTGACCGAGGTCATCGACTGCTGGTTCGACAGCGGCGCGATGCCCTTCGCCCAGTGGGGTTATCCCCATCAAGGCGCGGAGAGATTCGCGGAACAGTTTCCCGCCGATTTCATCAGCGAGGCGATCGACCAGACACGTGGCTGGTTCTACAGCCAGTTGGCCATCAGCACGCTCTTATTCGGCGATGAAGCGAAGAAGAACGTGCCGGCTTGTAAGCCAGTCGATTATCCGCACCCCTTCCGCAATTGCATCGTTCTCGGGCTCATGCTGGGCGAAGACGGGCAGAAGATGTCCAAAAGCAAGCGGAACTATCGCGAGCCGAACGAGATCTTCGATCGCTACGGCGCCGACGCCTTGCGCTGGTACTTCTTCGCCAATCAGCCCCCCTGGACGTCGATCCGCTACAGCGAGCAGGCGATCAAGGAAAGCATCCCGGAATTTCTACTGCGACTGTGGAACGTCTACAGCTTCTTTGTCATCTACGCCAACATCGACGGCTTCGACCCCGCCGCGCGGCTGCGCGGCGAGGCGGGCCAGCTCGACGATGCCGTGCTCGCGCGGGCAGACGGATATCGCCCCATCGCCGAACGAGGCGAGCTCGATCGCTGGCTGCTGGGCGAGTTGCATCGCACGACGCAATTCGTTACCGAGCGGATGGACGCCTACGACAACTACGCCGCCTGCGGACAGATCACCGAGTTCGTCGATGCCCTGTCGAACTGGTACGTCCGCCGCAGCCGCGACCGCTTTTGGAGCAATGATGCCGGGCCCGACAAGACTGACGCCTACTGGACGCTGTACGAGTGTCTCGTCACGACGTCGAAGCTGATCGCGTCCTTCGTCCCGTTCCTGGCCGAGTCGCTATGGCAAAACCTGGTGGTGGCGCCGTTCCACCAGCGTGCGGTCGAAAGCGTACACCTCTGCAACTTTCCCGCGGCGCGCGAAGAGGCGATCGACGCCAAGCTCTCGGCCGAGATGCACCTGGTGCGCGAAATCGTTTCGCTCGGACGCAGTGCCCGCATGGGAGCGAAGCTCAAGGTGCGACAACCCCTCTCGAAAGTGGAGATCATCCTGGCCGAACCGTCGCATCAGGCCTGGCTCGAGCAGCACGCCCCACTGATTCGCGAGGAGTTGAACGTCCACCAAGTGGAATTCACCCGCGCGGCCGATGAGTATATCGAATACACGGTGCTGCCCGACCTGAAGAAGCTCGGCCCCAAGTTGGGCAAGCGATTGCCGGCGCTCAAGTCGACGCTCGCCCAGGCCGACGCGGCGGCGTTGCTGCGCGAGCTGGAATCGAGCGGTGTGGTGAAGCTTGCCCTGCCCGACGGCGAGCTTGCGCTCGATCGCGACGACCTGCAGATCCGCCTACAGGCCAAGCCCGGCTGGGCCGCGGCGCATGGCCCCGAGGCGGTCGTCGTGCTGGCTGCCGAGCTGACCGATGAACTATTGGCCGAAGGTCGTGCCCGCGAGCTCGTCCACCTGATCCAAGGCCGCCGCAAGGATCTCAGTTGTGCCTACACCGACCGCATCGCCGTGGGCGTCGTGACCGACAGCACCGAAGTTCACGCCGCAATGAGCGCGCATGGCGACTATATTCGAACCGAGACGCTAGCCCTCGAACTGACGCACGAGGCCCTACCGGGCGTCGATCCGGTCGAAGCAAAGCTCGACGGCGCGACGTTGCACCTGTATGTGAAGGTGGCCGCGAATGGCTAG
- a CDS encoding mobile mystery protein B produces the protein MSDFAPIPGETPIDVSHLRDRSIRTRAELARREFANIRRPIVRYLSSRPNRRLAPFTFEWMLGLHGEMFGEVWQWAGQTRTENLNLGSVWQQVGPSLLDLASDLAYWRKQPPFEVVVQSATLHYRAVAIHPFANGNGRWARLLANIWLAQHRHAIVIWPETGFSTGTSPIRDEYLAACRAADAGDLAPLIALHRAHLEPE, from the coding sequence ATGTCCGACTTCGCGCCGATACCGGGCGAGACGCCGATCGACGTTAGCCACCTGCGCGACCGATCGATCCGCACGCGTGCGGAGCTCGCGCGGCGAGAATTCGCCAACATACGGCGGCCGATCGTGCGTTACCTTTCGAGCCGCCCGAATCGTCGGCTGGCTCCGTTCACCTTCGAGTGGATGCTCGGATTGCACGGCGAGATGTTCGGCGAAGTGTGGCAGTGGGCCGGACAGACACGCACAGAAAACCTGAATCTAGGCAGCGTCTGGCAGCAAGTCGGTCCAAGCCTGCTCGACCTGGCGAGCGATCTTGCCTACTGGCGGAAGCAACCGCCCTTCGAGGTCGTAGTGCAGTCCGCCACGCTGCACTATCGCGCCGTGGCCATTCATCCTTTCGCGAATGGCAACGGGCGCTGGGCGCGCCTGCTGGCCAATATCTGGCTAGCACAGCATCGGCACGCGATCGTCATCTGGCCCGAGACCGGCTTCTCGACCGGCACGAGCCCGATTCGCGACGAATACCTCGCTGCCTGCCGCGCTGCCGACGCTGGTGATCTCGCTCCCCTCATCGCGCTCCATCGAGCGCATCTCGAGCCCGAGTAA
- a CDS encoding helix-turn-helix domain-containing protein yields MDGTDFEARRRQLGLSFATLAQRSGVSQPTLKRMLHGELTHHSFGNVIAVADALGMAAQFSTTAASEMREQQALSKARRLVGLAQGTSALEAQAVDQATFDGMVQQTMHELLAGSPRRLWA; encoded by the coding sequence ATGGATGGCACTGACTTCGAAGCACGCCGCCGGCAGCTCGGGCTGAGCTTCGCTACGCTTGCCCAACGGAGCGGCGTCTCCCAGCCGACCCTCAAGCGTATGCTCCACGGAGAGCTGACTCACCACAGTTTCGGCAACGTGATTGCCGTGGCTGATGCGCTGGGCATGGCGGCTCAGTTCTCGACGACAGCCGCATCCGAGATGCGCGAGCAGCAGGCCCTGTCGAAAGCCAGGCGACTGGTAGGACTGGCACAGGGTACGTCTGCGCTCGAGGCGCAGGCCGTGGATCAAGCGACCTTTGACGGCATGGTGCAACAGACGATGCACGAACTTCTAGCCGGCTCACCACGACGTCTCTGGGCGTGA
- a CDS encoding zinc ABC transporter substrate-binding protein, which translates to MVLLLCVAVLSFFTGCEASTDSTSKTRVAKEGAYSIVTTCGMVTDIVRNVAGDRAQVVGIMGEGVDPHLYKPTRGDVKKLMDADVVFYSGLMLEGRMGDTFAKVARSGKPVFAVTEGIDETYLREPPEFAGHWDPHVWMDVAAWSKAVEYIAEMLAQYDPAHADEYRQRAAAYQAELKQLDDYTRQVIASVPAAQRYLITAHDAFGYFSRAYDIPVRSVQGISTESEAGVDDINELVDFLVGNQVPAIFVESSVSQKSVEAVREGARSKGHDVKIGGQLYSDAMGPAGSYEGTYLGMIDHNATTIARALGGEAPERGLHGKLALPVVH; encoded by the coding sequence ATCGTATTGCTCCTCTGCGTCGCGGTCCTCTCTTTCTTCACCGGTTGTGAAGCCTCGACCGATTCCACTTCTAAAACTCGGGTGGCCAAGGAGGGGGCTTACTCGATCGTCACCACCTGTGGCATGGTGACCGACATCGTTCGTAACGTGGCCGGAGATCGTGCGCAGGTCGTGGGGATCATGGGCGAGGGGGTCGATCCGCACCTTTACAAGCCGACGCGCGGCGACGTGAAAAAGCTCATGGATGCCGACGTCGTTTTCTACTCCGGGCTGATGCTCGAAGGGCGGATGGGAGACACGTTCGCCAAGGTGGCACGCTCGGGCAAGCCGGTGTTCGCCGTTACCGAGGGGATCGACGAGACCTACCTGCGCGAGCCACCGGAGTTTGCCGGGCACTGGGATCCGCACGTCTGGATGGACGTGGCGGCCTGGAGCAAGGCCGTGGAGTACATCGCCGAGATGCTAGCCCAATACGATCCGGCCCATGCCGACGAGTATCGCCAGCGAGCGGCCGCTTATCAGGCCGAGTTGAAACAGCTCGACGACTACACGCGCCAGGTGATCGCCAGCGTGCCGGCAGCGCAGCGCTACCTGATCACGGCGCACGACGCTTTCGGCTACTTCTCGCGAGCCTACGATATCCCGGTGCGCTCCGTGCAGGGGATCAGCACCGAGAGTGAGGCCGGCGTCGACGACATCAACGAGCTGGTCGATTTTCTCGTGGGCAATCAGGTGCCGGCCATCTTCGTCGAGTCGAGCGTCTCGCAAAAGAGCGTCGAGGCGGTGCGAGAAGGGGCCAGGAGCAAGGGGCACGACGTCAAGATCGGCGGTCAGCTCTACTCCGATGCCATGGGGCCGGCCGGCTCGTACGAAGGGACCTATCTCGGCATGATCGACCACAATGCCACGACGATTGCCCGCGCCCTGGGCGGCGAGGCCCCCGAGCGAGGCCTCCACGGAAAGCTCGCTCTCCCCGTTGTTCACTAA
- a CDS encoding metal ABC transporter ATP-binding protein yields the protein MSAPLSIRDLTVAYHRKPVLWEVDYTSPEGSLVAVVGPNGSGKTTLLKAVLELVPRVSGEVLFFGEAYRHVRQRVGYVPQRETVDWDFPVHALDVVAMGLYRQIGWFRPVTKKYRERALHALSRVGMADFARRQISQLSGGQQQRVFLARALAQDADLYFMDEPFAAVDATTEQAIVAILGELRAAGKTVLVVHHDLPTVTEYFDHVVLLNMRVVAAGPTREVFTEENLRKAYGGKLALLDQVGQQWGLGRGDT from the coding sequence ATGTCGGCGCCCCTTTCGATTCGAGATCTCACGGTGGCGTACCACCGCAAGCCCGTCTTGTGGGAGGTGGACTACACGTCTCCCGAGGGGAGCCTCGTGGCGGTGGTGGGGCCCAACGGTTCGGGCAAGACGACGCTGTTGAAGGCCGTGCTCGAGCTGGTTCCCCGCGTGTCGGGCGAAGTGCTTTTTTTCGGCGAGGCCTACCGCCACGTGCGCCAGCGCGTGGGCTACGTTCCGCAGCGCGAAACGGTGGACTGGGATTTTCCCGTCCACGCGCTGGATGTGGTGGCCATGGGGCTCTACCGTCAGATCGGCTGGTTTCGTCCCGTGACGAAGAAATATCGCGAACGTGCCTTGCACGCCCTGTCCCGAGTGGGCATGGCCGACTTCGCGCGGCGGCAGATCAGCCAACTCTCGGGGGGGCAGCAGCAACGCGTGTTTCTGGCGCGGGCGCTTGCGCAGGATGCGGATCTTTATTTCATGGACGAGCCGTTCGCCGCGGTCGATGCCACGACGGAGCAGGCGATCGTGGCGATTCTCGGCGAGCTGCGCGCGGCCGGCAAGACGGTGCTGGTCGTGCATCACGATTTGCCGACGGTGACAGAGTACTTCGATCACGTCGTGCTGCTCAACATGCGCGTGGTGGCCGCCGGTCCCACGCGCGAGGTATTCACGGAAGAGAACCTACGTAAGGCCTACGGTGGCAAGCTCGCCCTGCTCGATCAGGTGGGGCAACAGTGGGGCCTGGGCCGCGGCGATACTTAA